The Populus trichocarpa isolate Nisqually-1 chromosome 18, P.trichocarpa_v4.1, whole genome shotgun sequence genomic interval tttatataaaaaaattaagaaacaattcataaGAATATAGACtatatatgttgtaaataatgaaatttaaaagattattttaaaatgttttttatcccacatttaaaagatattatattatctttttaagttgcagtatttaaattaaaaaggttttttttatctcatgttgaaaaaataatttttttttattgtgaacatagaatatatatatatattagagaactttaaatctcatattaaaaaaataaaatatttttttaatatttatataatgaattttgaaaagtattaataaataactataaattatatatatataaaaaaatctttagctagaagaaaaaatatattttaaaaaaaaaatttctactaGATTTTACCGGATCGTTCAAGTCATGAGTCTATATGGTGGATGAACTGGgtttagctatttttttattttagcgatcttttattttacatggATGAATAAAGTCACCAAATCAATCGAATCTCAAATTAACTCGCCACACCTTTCCGGATGATTTAAACAATAGAGGGATAAAGGAGGTCAGAGGTTTATCTTTTGTTGACTCACAAAGGAAAAGGGAAACTATCTGGACGGCACCTACCACAACTTTAGCTTCTTTACAATGGAGCAAGCCTACACATTTCGCCGCTaacattttttcaaataaattctaGAATATATTAGAAGTCattattttcggtttggtttagtttttatataaaaaaataaccaaactgattaaaaaaactgaaacaaccaaaaccggttcaaactaaCTGGTTTCAGTCTAGTTcagttttttagaacaaaaaccggttcaaaccggtttgattcagtttggctcggtttttttcggttcggattttttggtttcaggcttaaAAAACGAAAACCGAACCAGccagtttttttagttatttttttattttctcggtttaatcagattttcagtttttttacttaCCCTCTAGAATATATcactttaaataaaatcattgaataaaaataataaaattattattaaaattgatttttcattcaAGTTTTGTGATatctattataaaaaacaaaattaatttcaaataatatccgacctaaattatatttaaaatcaacaaGTTGCATGATTGATTCATTAAATAAtactagatttaataactatgaaatataccattattaatttttcaattaaaaggatggtttttaaaaatatgtcacgtttacaaatttgaaaaattcatcatatattttcttttttttaagaaaaaaaaaagatttgcaaATAAGACAATTCTTTAAGACTTTCGTTTTTATGCGAACCACGTGCCATCTTGTCAAGCTGACAGGTAGTTAGAAACACAAGGAGGCAGGAAAGTTCTGAACCTCGAACTGTCAAGGAAGCAAGAATTATGCGTACGAGCAGAATTATGAGTCGTCACGTCAGCCACCAGAGGACACTTTGGACAGTATAATGGCTTTTAATTTGTCGTTACGTCAGATAGAGTCATACATGCACTGACCAAGGTGTTCCCTTTTGTATTCTCTCACTCTACGGCACCCTCGAGCGCGTCTGCACACGTGACACGTGCATTTTCTTGTTAGAGTAGcatcatcaacttttttttttttctatctttaaaaatttaatttaatcggGATATTTTACCATTCTATCAAAGTTCTgtaaaaaatttggaaaaaaaattaattttttttttaatatgcaatGGTTAAGAAATAATATCAGAGATAAGTTTATGTGTCATGAGAAAaaagtgattgaaaaaaaataaaaaaaagaaataataggtCGCCAGAAATACACCACGACTTCGTTTTAGACACATTATATCGCtagaaaaatctcaaataaataattttaattatatcttgaaagaccatcaaacatgattattgattattgattttgttgGGGGTTAACTTCACCTTAAAATACTTTAACCTAAATTAACACCAAACAAAAAACCTGACTAATTACTACCTTGTCTAGTGGTCTTTCATGGTGTGATTAGAATTGtctcattaaaatatttacaatagtaCCGAATGTGTCAAAAATAGAGTTCCAATGTGTCTCCGataacttattatttatttcccttctttttctttctcaatttatCTTCATTGACACATCAATTTGTCTCCCATCTTATTTCTTGATCGTTGTATCTTAAATCTCATCTTTTAACTAttgaattatcataaaattttaggttgatttttgtacatgttaattaatttacataggacatgtatttttttttattttttaactaaacaatgttgtttataaaactaatatttagaAACACGATTGTGTTCAAACagtgttatttttcaaatatttttttaacctatgtcattttctcaaaacttttaccaagctatatatatatatttttaaatcatttaattggCCGTTGAATTCAATCCTAATGTTATCGTAAAATATTGCAATTCTAGACCATGTCGTAGGAAAACAATTTTTAGTGAATATATCAATCTAATCTTAACTTTGACTAAAAATGACTCAATCTTCTGTGAATACAAATAATACCAAAGATACCttgttgttaaatttttttaaaaaaatataatctaattcttcttcaatttaaagATATGtacatattataaattataaaatctattaatggattttaaattttctataaGGCTTAACTATTAACATAGAAAAAACATACTTGTTTGTAGGGATGATAATTTTACCCAAGCCCGATAGAAACTAATCCAAataaatatgagttttttttttgcttgttaaGGTTTAGGTCGGGTCCAGGTAATACTCGAAATCAAAAAGTCAGGTTTAGGTAATGTATGGATGTTGTCCTACCCTACTCGAACCTGATCCAAACTatataaataactttaaaatttaaaaaaattatatttacaccaagtatatataaatagaaaattcaGGGTTTTTTTCACACACTCTCATCTCTAAGCCTCTCGAgtctcctctcctctccaaCTTCTATATTGCTCCCTCTCACTCTCTTCTTTAGCAATAACACAACCACTCCAACAATAGCAACAACAAATCTAGCAACAAATCAAGTAGTGGCAAATCTTGCTCCTAGCAATCTTAATTTCTCCGACACCAAATTATTGTATGTGGCAGCTCTAACATAGCaaatcttgttttaattttcatttacaaAGTTTATTATTGTCTCTGGTTTGCtactaaagatttttttattatcatttcatctttttttttaagggacaaccttgtttttctacttttttttcatgtccaAAAACTTAATTGGTGTTGGTGAATtccaggaaaaataaaatattgtgtcacTTTCAATTTCATGTGTTTTGTGCTATTATGATGCTTTTGTACTTGTGAGTCTATTTGAGTTCATAGAATCTTTTTAAGCGgcatcatatttttttgggaatgtggttgttttttaaagtgtttttcattcagaaatgtatcaaaataatatatattttttattttttaaaaattatttttgacatcagcgtatcaaaatgatataaaaacacaaaaaaatattaatttcaagtaaaaaaaaaataatttttttaaattttttttcaaaaacgcttctgaaacgcaaaaataaataggatttTAACAAGTAACAACAAATCTAGTAGCAACAAATttgttcatatttatttttatggttatgtACTGTAAAATAGTTAGGTTATGGATACTTGAAACCTGATCGAGTTGGATTCGAGTTTTTAAAATCCACACCCGATCGGGTATGGATAATacttttattttggattgagGTATGAATAATCACAAACTCTgtctataaatatttattgtcatcattatttgtttgattttaattaagaaggtgttttttaacttaattctattaaaaaattcatattccAAAGTCGTGGAGCTgtgtttttattctatttaaattttatttcaatatcaaTCCTAGGTAAAATTTTAtctcactcaattttttttttcctgaaagaaCAAAGAGCTAAATGCACATCACCCAACATATGCACGCCAGtcatatagattttattttcaaataatttccaTCTTATTTAGCAATTTATAGTAAATGTTAGACGGTGCCACTTCAATTGGTAAATCATTTATGGTATCACTATAATTGAAAAACagtaagaaattatttttaacagtaAATACTGTCTAAATTTGGCAAACgatatatcaaacaaaattaagaaaactccAATAATTCACCGCACAGCAAAAAGCTTACCATGCTTGTTAACTACTGAAAGCATATTATTAAAGAGCACCAATAAACAATCtccaattttataaataattaaaaaaaccaataaaatattgtggtgcataatattttttaattaaaaatatattaaaatatttttttatttttgataccaatatattaaaattatataaaaacatgaaaaaaaaatattaatttaataaattttaaaacacttaaaaaataaattataacacaaaaacaaaaactcactACAAACAATCTCTAAAATTTGGCAAATGATTGAAAAACAACGATTTTTCCCCGCAAGAGAGTGTTATTCACTTGCTCAAAAATGCAGGCAAGGCAGATACACGCACCGCAACCGTCACTGTCTACTTTTGACAAAGTGAAGACATTTGTCGGCTGAGGTTTCTCTAGGGGTACCCACTTCTGTGCCTTATATAATCTATTTATCTTATCATAACAAGTCGTGATAAGTAACCCTGCTTATACCTCGACGATACCgccattattatatatatatatttcacctTGCTTTAGTCACCTCAAAACTCAAAGAAGCAGCATCTTATAGGAATTAGAGCtcagagatagagagagagagagagggagagagagagtttgtTTTAGAGAGCTAGAGTGCTCTGTTTCTTTCAGTTCTTTCTGTTTTAAAGGTGAATTTATGCCGTGTTTTTACCTTTATTAGTATGATAAATAGttcccttttgtttcttttttttcggtCTGAACTCTTTAGTCTATTTTAGAgcatctttaatttaattttattgggtCAAAGCTACTTTACTGTTTCTAATCAGtgaaaaccctaattttctcCAACTTTCACAgttgttttttgcttaaaaagcATGCAATTCTTTCTTAATCTTTGATGTTCTTGAGGTTTTTATGCTTGGTAACCTCAAATTCTTTTGAGTTTTCGCTTTGCTTCTCTATTAAACTCTGATGTAAATTCTATTCTTTTTCTTAAGTAAATGCTGGGAACTTTTCTTGGGACTAAAAATGAGGCCATTTTCTTGCTTCTctgtttgcttcttcttcttttttttttttcattttatgtgtgtagtttaatttgattatgtaatctatattgttttttgttcataatggttgatttttggttgttttgtaGATCAGAACTGGCTGCTGTAATGACGTCTTCGCTCAGCCGAGaccttatctttttaattttgcagTTTCTTGATGAAGAAAAGTTCAAAGAAACTGCTCACAAGTAAAAAATTTCTTGTCAATACCTGGTTTCTGGTtgagttatttatttgtttacaaaggatttgtttcttttttcgaTTAGGCTGGAGCAGGAATCAGGGTTGTTCTTTAATGCAAAGTACTTTGAGGAGCTTGTGTTGGGTGGCGACTGGGATGAGGTTGAGAAGTATCTTTCTGGGTTTACCAAAGTGGATGATAACCGATATTCgatgaagatattttttgaaattcgcAAGCAAAAGTATCTGGAAGCATTGGATAAGTAAGCTTGTGAATCTTATACGTGTTTAGTTTTCATGATCTACTTCAGGCAGTTTGTTATCGAGTCAGTCTCGTGGTTTGCATTTTTATTGCATTTGCTTCTCTTAAATGCTTTTATTTGATAGGCTTGATCGGACCAAGGCTGTAGATATCCTCATGAAGGATCTCAAAGTTTTTGCCTCTTTTAATGAAGACTTGTTCAAAGAAATTACTCAGCTGCTTACATTGGATAATTTCAGGTTTGTATAGTTGAACAAGATGGGTTAAGGTTTTTAATCTTAGCCGGTGACTGAGCTGTAATCGGACCTTTATGCAGGGAAAATGATCAACTCTCGAATTATAGAGATACAAAGTCAGCAAGAGCAATTATGTTGCTTGAGCTGAAAAAGCTTATGGAGTCAAATCCCCTTTTCCGTGACAAATTGCAGTatcctaacataaaaaattcaagattacgAATGCTTATCAACCAAAGGTCAGTAGGATTTTAATAGAATGACTGAGAGATTTTCTTCTGCCTTTAATGGTTGCTATGCCCTTATTATTTCCAATTGATATGTGGCTTTTAACATGTTATTTCCTTCGTTTTTATTCTTCCATTCAAATGAATATGATTGCTGCAATCTTATTCTTTGTAATTTCTAGCAAACCTTGTTTGCCTCAGAGGATAAACTGATCTTTGGTATGCATTATTACAGCTTGAATTGGCAGCATTCCCTTTGTGGTAATCCAGGGCAAAATCCTGATATAAGAACCCTCTTTGTTGATCACAGTTGTAGAAATGCTAATCATGCATATCCCCAACTAGCAGCGAGCAATCACCTCATAGCTTCTGCACCAAAGTCTGAAGGTTTTCTCTCAGTAGTTGCAAATGGGGTACATGACTAGGTTCCTTTTGTTTCAATCATGCCCCGCTGTTGCTGACCAGAATTTCCTTACATTGCTcgattattttctttctaccaGTCATTCCAGCCTGCACCAGCACCTGctccagcaccagcaccagcaccagcaccagctcCAATACCAATTCAAACACCTTTAACAACATGGATTTCCAATCCTGCAACTGTAACCCACCCAATAGTTCTTGGAGGAGGATTAAATTTCATCGGTCCAAATCCAGGTTATAATGTGCACGGAACAGATTCTTTGTACTATTATGAGTGAAAATTGTATATTTATGTAcgggcttttttttttggaatggcTGTAAGATTATTAGTTCTTAACATCATTTAAGTGTCAGGTGTAGCAATGCCAAAAGGTCATGGGGATTCTGATGTGTCAAGACCAAGAGTTTCTGGGGCTTTGGAAAGGGTAAGTTGTTTGAACCCTAACTACACAAACACGGTTTTGATAGCTGGTTTCCTTTCAAAACGACATACTTTGTTCGGTAATTTTCCTGCAGGTAATGTTGGCAGGAAATAGTTCTGGTCAAAATCATTATGGCTTGGCCTTTAACATGACCGAAGAGTTGCCCAAGACTGTGGCACGGACATTAAATCAAGGCTCAGTTCCCACAAGCATGGATTTCCATCCTATCCAACAGACTCTACTTCTGGGTTAGTTCAGGTTTCTTGACTCTTTAATCTAGggaaactttatttatttatttttccaatagcTGCATGCTACTTGATATTTGTATGGTGACTTTTCAGTTGGAACTGGTATCGGGGACATTACTTTGTGGGAAGTTAGTTCTAGGGAGAAGTTGGAGTCAAAAAGTTTTCAGGTATGGGATATTGGAGCAAGTTCAATGGTATTGAAGGTATGCTCCTTTCtaactaatttattatttggTAAGGTTGTAGTTCAGTCATCAGAGTTTCTTAATTCATATTGATCTTGGTCAAATTCAGGCATCTATAATGAAGGACCCATCTGTTTCAGTTAAACGCGTATTATGGAGTCCTGATGGTTCTTTATTTGGTAAGATTCGAAAATGACAAACCAAACAGTTTCTTATGACTTGAGTTTTCAATGATTAAAGTCTGTTATTATTCAACCAAACAGGGGTTGCATATTCTAAGCATATAGTACAGATATACACTTATTATGATGGACATGGTATTCGGCATCATATAGAGGTAAGTCATGTTTCTGTTTACCTTGTTCACAACTTTGTTATATTGTTTCCAAGGAAaataatttgtcttttttaCCAGATTGATGCTCATATTGGAAGTGTAAATGACCTAGCATTTTGCAATCCCAAGCAACCAGCGGTCATTACTTGTGGTGACGACAAGACCATCAGGGTCAGCTTGTTATCAGATTGTTAATGACATTGTTATTCAGCATTCTCAGTGTACATActaagtttttcaaattttaggtGTGGGAAGTGGCCACTGGTGCCGAATTGTATACGTTCAAAGGTCATGAAGCTCCTGTTCATTCTGTCTGCCCCCATTCTAGGGAAACTGTTCATGTAAGAACTCAAGTTGGATACTCGTTTTCTGCTGACATGTGCCGTAGTTTTGCTTCCTCTGGCTTTTCACACGGTTTGCTGATTGTCTCATGTTTTTACGCCCTAGTTTGTCTTTTCGACATCAGTGGATGGAAAAATAAAGGCGTGGTTGTATGACATGATGGGGTCTAGGGTTGATTATGATGCTCCTGGTCGATCATGCTCCACGATGGCATATAGCGCTGATGGGAAAAGGTAGGTTATTATAACTGCAATACCACTTTAATCTTATATTTTAAGGACAAACTGAAAATTCAGTCTCTTCACTGAACACATTTAGGCTATTTTCATGCGGGACCAATCAAGATGGGGAGTCACACATGGTGGAATGGAATGAAAATGAAGGTACTATAAAGAGAACCTACCAAGGCTTTCACAAGCGTTCTTTGGGTGTTGTTCAATTTGATACTACCAAGAATAGATTCTTGGCTGTCGGCGATGACTACTTGATCAAATTCTGGGATATGGATAGTCCTTCTCTTTTGACAACCATTGATGCAGAGGGAGGCCTACCAGTAAGTTTTCCTGTTCTTAAACCACAGTCAATCGCATGTTTTTGTGCAAACATACTATGGGTTTaacttggttttattttcttatttctttgatCCAAAGACAAGTCCACGTATTCGATTCAATAAAGGAGGGAACCTGTTGGCTGTTTCTGCTAATGATAATAGAATCAAAATCTTGGCGACAGTTGATGGTCTCTGTTTGATGCGCACATTTGAAAGCCATTCACTGGTTGCCTCGAGAGTTGGAATTGCATCTGAGGCACCGATAAAGGTCAGTAATTTTGTCTTTCACTTCCATTTCTTGGCTGGATATGCAAACTAAATACAATGGATGCAATTGATAGAATGGTGACTCTAGAAGCTCAGAAGGTGTAAAGACAAGGGTGCCTGAAGAAGTACATCCACCAAAGATATGGAAGCTCACTGAGATTAATGATCCTTCCAAGCTTCAGTCATTGAGGCTCTCCACTCGCATTAAAACAGATAAGGTAAAAATGGGCCACTTGGCTTGTATATTGTTGGCCAAATTTTTATTTACGTATAGCTTGGCCTTGAGCACAGGAGAAATTTTAAGTCTTCAAATTAGATATGAGAAACCTTTAAATTTCAGCAGGCTGTATCAAACCAGAAGAGTGCACTTTAAGACATCAGATACCGTCTTTGTTTACATGTCTCTACATCATCAAGCATTTTGTACCAGCAATCTATCTTTGATATCTTCCCCATGTTGCAGTCTTTTAGGGAGCACAGGATAACAAGTACAATTGTGTTATACATGTGTGCGTGTCTAGCAGGAAGTTGTGAAcatagttttaagttttttctaaaatatctatGAATAGTTCATTGTCATCAAATTTCCAGAGAATAAAGGTTCTTATTGGGTTTTCCTCTATCAAATTGCAGATTGCAAGGTTGGTCTACACAAATTCAGGCACTGCCATCTTGGCACTTGCATTAAATGCTATTCATCTACTTTGGAAGTGGCCTCGAAATGACCTTAATTCGAGTGGGAAGGTATAAGGTTCCCATATTTCTTCCGAATGTTTTTCTGTCTAAGATGAAAGTTGGTTCAAGTTACACCATAAACTTGTTCATCACTTAAAAATCTGAATTCATTACCTTAGCAACATTTTTGTTTCATGGTCCAGGCAACAACCAAGGCTGCCCCTCAATTGGTGCAACCAGGATCTGGCGTATTAATGACTAATGATCTAGTTGATGCTAGAACAGAAGAGGCTGTGCCGTGTTTCGCTTTGTCCAAGAATGATTCCTACATCATGTCAGCATCTGGAGGGAAAATTTCCTTGTTCAACACAATGACATTCAAGGTAATTTTTGAAACAAGATCATAATTCCTCTCTgtacttttttcttaaaattattttcttacatatgGAAAAGTGGCTTTGAATTTTGTTTGGTACCGTTTCAAACCACTACCTCATTTGGGCTGCTATTTACAAGTTTTATTGGCAACTGCAGACTATGACAGCATTCATGCCTCCACCACCTGCAGCGACGTATCTTGCGTTTCATCCTCAAGATAACAATATTGTTGCAGTGGGAATGGATGATTCCACAATACACATATATAATGTTCGTGTGGATGAGGTATGATAAGATGTTAGTTGATAGTCCCTGTGAGTTCCATTTGGAAAACAAAACTAGGATTTGatcatttcctttcttcttgCAGGTCAAGAGCAAACTTATGGGTCACTCTAAGAGAATCGCTGGTCTTGCCTTCTCTAACGTGCTGAATACCCTTGTTTCCTCAGGTGCAGATGCTCAGGTTGGTATTTTATCTCTTATACCATGTCTACACTACCAATTCTATGCACTCTCATCATTGAATCCTGGCATGCTAACCACCTTCGTATCTGTATTATCTGTTGCTTCTGGGCATTTGCTCGTTGGAAAAGGATAGATTTCATCCTGCCCCAGCCATAGGATAGGGTGACAACATCCTATTCAAGAAAATATAGTAGGGTCTCATCTGCTTTAATGTGCTATCTACAATATGTATCTTAACGAATATGTTGACCATTTCCCAGGTTATAGTGTGGAGCACTGATAGGtgggaaaggaagaagaattgTGTGTTGCAGATTCCAGCTGGAAGGACACCTCCAGCAATGTCAGGCACCCAAGTCCAGTTTCACCAAGATCAAATCCATTTGCTTGTTGTACATGAGACTCTGCTCGCCATTTATGAAACAACAAAACTTGAATGCTTAAAACAGGTATTTTAATCTCAACTGTTAAAGCACTCCAAATGTGAATTCCTTTTGATTTTTCCCATTCATATTGTTTTAGCTAAAGCCCTGCAGCTTAAATACCAGTGTACTtgttctaagaaaaaaaaaagaactggtTCATATAGGGTGCTATGGTGTTCCACCATAAGTGAAACTGGTGGGTTTTTAATAATCTCAATTTCTTTGGGGTACTGAAAGGACCTCCTTCTATAGTACACAGTGATTGATAGGCAAACATGAGGGTGGTGGCAGATGGTGCTTAAAGGGAACAGTCATGGTTCAGCAGTTCCCTTCTCCCttctccatttttcttttcaaaatttttgacCTTTTATGGTAAATTTACAGTGGAACATTGGAGAATTTTCAGCACCTATCTCCCATGCAACATTCTCTTGTGATAGCCAGTTGGTTTATGCCAGCTTCGTGGATGGAACTTTGCGCATATTTGGTGCATCAAATCTTCAAGTGAGATGCCAGATTAATCCAAATGCCTACCTTCAATCAGATGTCGGGTACtactatttttgtttctttatcaaAGTGTTTGTAGATAACAGTCTTTTCAACAAACTTGCATCATCAATATGAATCACATTTCTGTTGATCTTCATTTACATTAAATTTTGCTCCCACTGCTGCTTGTTTAGCATGATAACTTAAGCAATTGATTGGGATTTTCCCACTTAACTTACAACCTCCTTGACTGCTGCTTGTGGCGTTTGGATATGAGCAGATTCGCTTCTTGCTTGTCTTAGTTGTATGATCTAATATAACTCTCTCACTCATTTTCTGCAGTTCTTCAGTATATCCACTAGCAGTTGCTGCACATCCCCAAGAACCTAATCAGTTTGCCATCGGCCTAACAGATGGAAGTATTCAAGTTTTCGAGCCTCTTGAATCTGAGGGCAAATGGGGCATGCCCCCACCTGCCGAAAATGGAGCATCAAGTAGCATGCCACCCGCGCCTCCAGCTGTCCCCTTAGATAAACCCCAGAACATGGACTGAACAAATTCCAATatctttgtttcattttaatcaGTTTAAGAAGCAACTTATATGTAATATGTAGGAAACCTGGTAAGCATTTTATAGCTAGCTTTCTTTCATGCATATGTTTCATATAGAATGAATAAGTGACAGCAATTTGTTTCAAAACTAGGTAAGCTTTTGTGGTAAGCTATGGTCTATATTAACAGGTCTAGGTTAAACCAGACTACTTTCTGATCGGAGCTAGATGAGCAATGGAACCGGCATTGCCATAACAAGCACTTCATGTTCCCAACTATGGACAAAAGgaattattggatttttttggtggaattaacgtttgacttcaaaaatcaataaataatataaaatattaaaccatAAAGTTAAATTTAGTTATATTGTTTGAAATAACTCTAAAAATTGTGAATAGTGAGGAGCATATAACAGCGAACAAAACAAGATAGTATAACTGACAAAGTGAAAATCCATTGCGAGTTATCTTCATTGCCTTGAATTATAGTCAAGTGGTTCGATCTGGTTGATGTTTAGATAACTTTACGGTCCTTTACCTCTTGGTCATTTTTATAAGAAAGAGGGGAAATTTTGGAAAATAATCTTTAATGTCCATTAAAATCGAATTCCTTGAGCAAACTAGAGGGTctccttttgatttgtttttggtaattttttctaatttaaattatatttgtaattCAAATCAACACTCTCAAGATGATTTAACCcgtgaattaatttaattctaagaatttcaaatagcttattatagatttgagtgattgagttaaaattttactttaagCAAGagttatattttgattaatgttaattctgtttgtttttgcattggAAATTATGTTTAGGACgagttttaaaagtatatctgatttgaaaaaatattaaattaatattttttttattttttttaataattttaatatgatgatattaaaaataaaataaaataaaatactaccATATTTTGTCACattcacattatttttatttagtaaaaGCATCAAAATTGTGAAATCTATCCTGCCATGATTTTGaagatatttcttaattttaaaaccatttacTAAATGTGACAATTTCtaattggcttttttttttagaaactcaATAATAATGATCAAACCCATGGGGTAAAAAATCTAGAGGAAAAACTAGTCCCGTGGCTAACACTACTCACGagttagggaaaaaaaaaatcagtgttaagaaaatatcaaaagcctgcaaatgtgtttcaaaaaataaaataaaaaatatcataattcgGTTTATAAATCTAACTAGGTTGAATAAACTTGTCTTTCTTAATAAGatgataaaaaacaagtaaCGGTATCAAATggatcaaaataagaaaaaagagagtgattatatataaaaaattgtttattaaaaggaaaaaacatcgaagatatatttcaatttaatcaagcACGgtaagaagaaaatttaaaaaaatcattcaagtcAACCCGAATGTGCCTGGCAAACCCACAACTCATTCATGAggctgaaataatttttaaagaaataaaaaggataaaatgtaaagtattaaagaataaaaataaaaataaaaatttgtgtAAAAACAAGATGGGGAAAGGCCGATCTCAACCAGGTTAACctttttaaattcatgact includes:
- the LOC7458387 gene encoding topless-related protein 1 isoform X1, whose product is MLELAAVMTSSLSRDLIFLILQFLDEEKFKETAHKLEQESGLFFNAKYFEELVLGGDWDEVEKYLSGFTKVDDNRYSMKIFFEIRKQKYLEALDKLDRTKAVDILMKDLKVFASFNEDLFKEITQLLTLDNFRENDQLSNYRDTKSARAIMLLELKKLMESNPLFRDKLQYPNIKNSRLRMLINQSLNWQHSLCGNPGQNPDIRTLFVDHSCRNANHAYPQLAASNHLIASAPKSEGFLSVVANGSFQPAPAPAPAPAPAPAPAPIPIQTPLTTWISNPATVTHPIVLGGGLNFIGPNPGVAMPKGHGDSDVSRPRVSGALERVMLAGNSSGQNHYGLAFNMTEELPKTVARTLNQGSVPTSMDFHPIQQTLLLVGTGIGDITLWEVSSREKLESKSFQVWDIGASSMVLKASIMKDPSVSVKRVLWSPDGSLFGVAYSKHIVQIYTYYDGHGIRHHIEIDAHIGSVNDLAFCNPKQPAVITCGDDKTIRVWEVATGAELYTFKGHEAPVHSVCPHSRETVHFVFSTSVDGKIKAWLYDMMGSRVDYDAPGRSCSTMAYSADGKRLFSCGTNQDGESHMVEWNENEGTIKRTYQGFHKRSLGVVQFDTTKNRFLAVGDDYLIKFWDMDSPSLLTTIDAEGGLPTSPRIRFNKGGNLLAVSANDNRIKILATVDGLCLMRTFESHSLVASRVGIASEAPIKNGDSRSSEGVKTRVPEEVHPPKIWKLTEINDPSKLQSLRLSTRIKTDKIARLVYTNSGTAILALALNAIHLLWKWPRNDLNSSGKATTKAAPQLVQPGSGVLMTNDLVDARTEEAVPCFALSKNDSYIMSASGGKISLFNTMTFKTMTAFMPPPPAATYLAFHPQDNNIVAVGMDDSTIHIYNVRVDEVKSKLMGHSKRIAGLAFSNVLNTLVSSGADAQVIVWSTDRWERKKNCVLQIPAGRTPPAMSGTQVQFHQDQIHLLVVHETLLAIYETTKLECLKQWNIGEFSAPISHATFSCDSQLVYASFVDGTLRIFGASNLQVRCQINPNAYLQSDVGSSVYPLAVAAHPQEPNQFAIGLTDGSIQVFEPLESEGKWGMPPPAENGASSSMPPAPPAVPLDKPQNMD
- the LOC7458387 gene encoding topless-related protein 1 isoform X2; amino-acid sequence: MLELAAVMTSSLSRDLIFLILQFLDEEKFKETAHKLEQESGLFFNAKYFEELVLGGDWDEVEKYLSGFTKVDDNRYSMKIFFEIRKQKYLEALDKLDRTKAVDILMKDLKVFASFNEDLFKEITQLLTLDNFRENDQLSNYRDTKSARAIMLLELKKLMESNPLFRDKLQYPNIKNSRLRMLINQSCRNANHAYPQLAASNHLIASAPKSEGFLSVVANGSFQPAPAPAPAPAPAPAPAPIPIQTPLTTWISNPATVTHPIVLGGGLNFIGPNPGVAMPKGHGDSDVSRPRVSGALERVMLAGNSSGQNHYGLAFNMTEELPKTVARTLNQGSVPTSMDFHPIQQTLLLVGTGIGDITLWEVSSREKLESKSFQVWDIGASSMVLKASIMKDPSVSVKRVLWSPDGSLFGVAYSKHIVQIYTYYDGHGIRHHIEIDAHIGSVNDLAFCNPKQPAVITCGDDKTIRVWEVATGAELYTFKGHEAPVHSVCPHSRETVHFVFSTSVDGKIKAWLYDMMGSRVDYDAPGRSCSTMAYSADGKRLFSCGTNQDGESHMVEWNENEGTIKRTYQGFHKRSLGVVQFDTTKNRFLAVGDDYLIKFWDMDSPSLLTTIDAEGGLPTSPRIRFNKGGNLLAVSANDNRIKILATVDGLCLMRTFESHSLVASRVGIASEAPIKNGDSRSSEGVKTRVPEEVHPPKIWKLTEINDPSKLQSLRLSTRIKTDKIARLVYTNSGTAILALALNAIHLLWKWPRNDLNSSGKATTKAAPQLVQPGSGVLMTNDLVDARTEEAVPCFALSKNDSYIMSASGGKISLFNTMTFKTMTAFMPPPPAATYLAFHPQDNNIVAVGMDDSTIHIYNVRVDEVKSKLMGHSKRIAGLAFSNVLNTLVSSGADAQVIVWSTDRWERKKNCVLQIPAGRTPPAMSGTQVQFHQDQIHLLVVHETLLAIYETTKLECLKQWNIGEFSAPISHATFSCDSQLVYASFVDGTLRIFGASNLQVRCQINPNAYLQSDVGSSVYPLAVAAHPQEPNQFAIGLTDGSIQVFEPLESEGKWGMPPPAENGASSSMPPAPPAVPLDKPQNMD